Proteins encoded together in one Carassius auratus strain Wakin chromosome 32, ASM336829v1, whole genome shotgun sequence window:
- the thap11 gene encoding THAP domain-containing protein 11, which translates to MPGFTCCVPGCYNNSHRDRDLRFYTFPKDPTQRELWLKNISRAGVSGCFSTFQPTTGHRVCSVHFPGGRKTYTIRVPTLFPLRGVNERKSRRGRSRKVSAVVPIITSVVSTAESAPVEEEGDTENATVVQIGQNGQYITPVDLPPSGEGSCIAAVVLGSGGNLSGGSASCPVADLALCGVDHSYSLTTGTTSAELLRKLNEQRDIIALMEIKMKEMKNTIRQLRVNEARLQEELRERDRLISANNIKMKL; encoded by the coding sequence ATGCCCGGCTTTACTTGCTGCGTTCCGGGATGCTACAACAACTCGCACCGGGACCGCGATCTGCGGTTCTACACCTTTCCGAAGGATCCCACTCAGCGAGAGCTATGGCTGAAGAACATTTCGCGGGCCGGGGTGAGCGGCTGCTTCAGCACTTTCCAGCCCACCACCGGACACCGGGTCTGCAGCGTCCACTTTCCCGGCGGCAGGAAAACCTACACCATTCGCGTCCCGACACTGTTCCCTCTGCGCGGGGTGAACGAGAGGAAGAGCAGACGGGGAAGGAGCAGGAAGGTCTCCGCGGTCGTGCCCATCATCACAAGCGTCGTTTCCACCGCTGAGTCAGCGCCAGTGGAGGAAGAAGGGGACACCGAAAACGCCACCGTGGTGCAAATAGGTCAGAACGGCCAGTACATCACCCCCGTGGACCTCCCTCCTTCAGGAGAAGGCTCCTGCATCGCCGCGGTGGTCTTGGGCTCAGGTGGAAACCTGTCCGGAGGCAGCGCATCGTGCCCCGTGGCCGATCTGGCGCTGTGCGGGGTGGACCACTCGTACTCGCTAACCACCGGCACAACGTCCGCCGAACTGCTGCGGAAGCTGAACGAGCAGCGGGACATCATCGCGCTGATGGAGATCAAAATGAAGGAGATGAAGAACACTATCCGACAGCTGCGGGTCAACGAGGCACGGCTGCAGGAGGAGCTGCGGGAGCGGGACCGTCTGATCTCCGCCAACAACATCAAGATGAAACTCTGA
- the LOC113052317 gene encoding trichohyalin-like, producing MRMRENLSKSRFPSTIRRSVIQYSKPNSSKMAARKRSIVWSFFQAEDDRRVLCLLCMKTVLYFGHTTNMLRHLRTKHPSDFSSLDKRKPATDAMSKRNDSGCVEVTVLMDEQQVEVESVGEDGEMDGAIKGILRAAAGEGTTEAEVADEEGEVPVDEGDGKEIQEEDNPTNTRKWSAVWVHYRKLGQEPRALCLLCMEKIQHRSSTSNLIRHLQHKHPSEFAQLEDHPQKRPSKRKSEDPSRLASSPTLASGTPTRSHIVSPKRDVRTPCSTSLDRYSGAKWSDGVRILERERELTEALRRVQQEEGRSIQLQKELLQQFREMDAERRVLQNQKCEQEQEHARLRKEKEDLLNEKNELQREKEELQKEREEIQKEKEELEKQKQELDSWKTSHAQGQTSGFYNC from the exons ATGCGCATGCGCGAGAATTTATCGAAAAGTAGGTTCCCTTCTACAATAAGGCGATCAGTCATTCAGTATTCAAAGCCGAATTCTTCGAAAATGGCGGCACGAAAGCGAAGTATAGTCTGGTCATTTTTCCAAGCTGAAGATGACAGAAGAGTGCTGTGTCTTCTCTGTATGAAGACGGTTTTGTATTTTGGTCACACGACAAACATGCTTCGCCATTTACGAACGAAACACCCCTCTGATTTTTCCTCGTTGGACAAAAGGAAGCCCGCGACTGATGCGATGTCCAAACGCAACGACAGCGGCTGCGTGGAAG TTACAGTATTGATGGATGAGCAGCAGGTAGAGGTGGAGTCCGTGGGAGAAGATGGGGAGATGGATGGTGCCATCAAAGGGATCCTCCGTGCTGCGGCAGGGGAAGGGACAACTGAAGCAGAGGTGGCTGATGAGGAAGGAGAGGTACCTGTTGATGAAGGGGATGGGAAAGAGATACAAGAGGAAGACAACCCTACTAATACTCGCAAGTGGAGCGCCGTGTGGGTGCACTATCGAAAGCTTGGCCAGGAGCCGCGAGCACTGTGCTTGCTCTGCATGGAGAAGATCCAGCACCGGAGTAGCACAAGTAACCTTATCAGACATCTACAGCATAAGCATCCCAGTGAGTTTGCACAACTCGAAGATCACCCACAAAAGCGGCCTAGCAAGCGCAAATCAGAAGATCCAAGCCGCCTTGCCTCCTCTCCCACATTAGCGAGTGGGACCCCAACCAGATCACACATTGTGTCACCGAAGCGGGATGTCCGTACACCATGCAGTACCAGCCTAGACAGATATTCAG GTGCTAAGTGGTCTGATGGTGTGCGTATATTGGAAAGAGAGCGGGAGCTGACGGAGGCGTTGAGGCGTGTCCAGCAGGAAGAGGGGCGGAGCATACAGCTGCAGAAGGAGTTACTGCAGCAGTTTCGGGAAATGGACGCTGAACGCAGAGTGCTTCAGAACCAGAAATGTGAACAAGAGCAGGAGCATGCAAGATTGCGGAAGGAAAAAGAAGACCTCCTGAATGAGAAGAATGAACTCCAAAGGGAAAAAGAGGAGCtgcagaaggagagagaggagattcagaaagaaaaagaggagCTGGAGAAGCAGAAACAAGAACTGGACTCTTGGAAAACATCTCATGCGCAGGGACAGACCTCTGGATTTTACAATTGTTGA
- the LOC113052316 gene encoding inactive serine/threonine-protein kinase VRK3-like — protein MLNFCPQCGSKLQADFRFCPSCGVKLPEELTTEAVASPYPNSVFSSVSAKEVTSAGDSSHFTLNRPPLRSTRRKSLSSTATEAYDQKSLPYSRKRNASSLVKWEEEVSQTTSTIIAQPPDKKSLTSPRKRKTLEVKEQEEVKQPFVVTLQTPDKTSSMSPGKCKTSPQVKDNEAKQTSSVNQSPSKCKAKKRVCVVETVPEGTVVCDQSSKKWKLVELLWHTELDLTYAVCQANQHTDSNECKYILRLGAKEGLLFNEQNFHLRAAKPDAVEKWLKLHKLDFLGIPSCVGFGLHEAYRFLVFPSMGQTLQTVMDEGNCTLSEKTVLQLALRLLDVLEFIHEKEYAHADIHAGNIYINTNSHTEVFLSGFGHAFRFCPSGKHVEYRQGSRTAHQGNINFISMDSHKGAGPSRRSDLQSLGYCMLFWMTGSLPWSHHSQTSSTVAAEKERYISDIPGLVSCCYKQKKASGALQDYLTNVMSLQYAEKPDYTLLKAGLLEILQKMGGSLNESLNLQVNP, from the exons ATGCTGAATTTCTGTCCTCAGTGTGGCTCAAAGTTACAGGCGGATTTCAGATTTTGTCCGTCATGTGGAGTGAAACTGCCAGAAGAGCTAACAACAGAAGCTGTAGCTTCACCATATCCCAACTCTGTGTTTTCATCTGTGAGCGCCAAAGAAG TCACTTCTGCTGGAGACTCCTCACATTTTACACTGAATCGGCCTCCTTTGCGTTCAACACGACGGAAGAGCTTGAGTAGCACAGCCACAGAAGCTTACG ATCAGAAGTCTCTGCCATATTCTCGAAAACGAAATGCATCTTCTCTGGTTAAATGGGAGGAAGAAGTGTCACAGACAACATCGACCATAATTGCTCAACCCCCAG ATAAGAAGTCATTGACATCTCCACGAAAAAGAAAGACATTGGAGGTTAAGGAACAAGAGGAGGTGAAACAACCTTTTGTGGTCACACTTCAAACTCCAG ATAAGACGTCTTCAATGTCACCTGGAAAATGCAAGACTTCCCCACAGGTTAAAGACAATGAGGCGAAGCAAACTTCTTCAGTTAATCAAAGCCCAT CCAAATGCAAAGCCAAAAAGCGTGTGTGCGTTGTTGAGACTGTCCCGGAGGGTACAGTGGTTTGTGACCAGTCCAGCAAAAAGTGGAAGCTGGTTGAACTTCTGTGGCATACAGAATTAGATCTGACATATGCAG TGTGCCAGGCAAATCAGCACACAGACTCAAATGAATGCAAGTACATATTGCGTCTG GGTGCTAAAGAGGGGCTCCTGTTTAATGAACAGAACTTCCATCTGAGAGCAGCCAAACCTGATGCAG TGGAGAAATGGTTAAAATTGCACAAATTGGACTTCCTTGGGATTCCCTCCTGTGTAGGGTTCGGTCTTCATGAAGCATATAG GTTTTTAGTCTTTCCTAGCATGGGCCAAACTCTACAGACAGTCATGGATGAAGGGAACTGTACTCTGTCTGAGAAAACTGTTCTCCAGCTTGCACTACGACTG ttGGATGTACTTGAATTCATTCACGAGAAGGAATATGCCCATGCAGACATCCATGCAGGAAATATTTACATCAACACTAACAGTCACACAGAA GTTTTCTTGTCAGGGTTCGGTCATGCATTTAGGTTTTGCCCTAGTGGAAAGCATGTGGAGTACAGACAGGGTAGCCGCACTGCACACCAGGGTAACATCAACTTTATCAGCATGGATTCCCACAAGGGGGCTG GTCCCTCTCGTCGTAGTGACCTGCAGTCTCTGGGTTACTGTATGCTGTTTTGGATGACAGGGTCACTACCCTGGAGTCACCACTCTCAAACAAGCTCTACTGTTGCTGCAGAGAAGGAGAG GTATATTTCTGATATCCCTGGACTCGTGAGCTGCTGTTACAAACAGAAGAAAGCTTCAG gtgCATTACAAGATTATCTGACTAATGTGATGAGCCTGCAGTATGCTGAGAAACCAGATTACACACTTCTGAAAGCTGGGCTTCTTGAGATCTTACAGAAGATGGGCGGGAGtctgaatgaatcactgaatctgcAG gtgAATCCATAA
- the cog4 gene encoding conserved oligomeric Golgi complex subunit 4: MDEVGSSSLRCGGPAGLSAVQSDTIEGLTELDDLERVYAQLCAEEAEVQMELGALMGQQSNIETKMLSLQRMGPNLQLIEGDAVQLSGMINFTCSLAENVSSKVRQLDLTKKRLYQAIQRADDILDLKFCTDGVQTALRNQDYEQAAAHIHRYLSLDQSVIELSKQGGEGSAVEASLALLQEAERNLKALVTTRLEEAVATGDLPQVERFFKILPLLGLHEQGLARFAQYLCSQLASKAEENLLLAVGSDLGERRAPVIFADTLTLLLEGIARIVETHQPIVETYYGPGRLHTLLAHLQKECDKQAQKIVDKFVQQRDYNNKFQVIQSSMMRGMPTEKTEPRDLDPVLCEVTLMNSRAELYFRFLRRRIVADFEVADAMADETVIQEHQKSLEQLLKNCQLSRAMQELIGYYIPMEEYYMRESVNKAVAMDTAEVGQLSSSMVDDVFYIVKKCISRALTSNSSDCVCAMINHAASVLETDFREVLVCKLRAGYPVSALQDLQRGVSSAVSLMQSSLQHGKITNLTQTLGIESQEQAKSAYLVALNNVEVCSQNISTLKKNLESDCAKLFSQGVGSDQAKAKIDSCLSDLVNTSSRFKDLLQEGLQELNNTSIRPQVKPWISSFLSVSHNIEEEEFSEYEANDPWVQQLIVQLEQLMAEFKVGLSPVIYDTLTSLMTSLIAMELEKTVFKCTFSRLGGLQFDKELRALVAYLSSVTSWTIRDKFARLTQMATILNLERVSEILDYWGPNSGPLTWRLTPAEVRQVLALRVDFRSEDIKRLRL; this comes from the exons ATGGATGAAGTTGGTTCCTCGTCGCTTCGTTGTGGTGGTCCTGCGGGGCTCTCCGCCGTCCAGTCCGACACTATTGAGGGTCTGACGGAGCTGGACGATCTGGAGCGAGTGTATGCTCAGCTGTGTGCTGAAGAG GCGGAAGTGCAGATGGAGTTGGGCGCTCTTATGGGACAGCAGAGCAACATCGAAACAAAGATGCTGTCCCTGCAGAGGATGGG TCCCAACTTGCAGCTGATCGAAGGAGATGCTGTGCAGCTGTCTGGCATGATCAACTTCACCTGCAGCCTGGCAGAGAACGTGAGCAGCAAAGTCAGACAGCTGGACCTCACCAAG AAAAGGCTGTACCAAGCAATTCAGAGGGCAGATGATATTCTAGATCTGAAGTTCTGCACGGATGGTGTTCAGACAGCCCTGCGTAACCAGGATTATGAACAAGCTGCGGCCCACATTCATCGCTATCTTTCTCTTGACCAGTCAGTGATTGAGCTCAGCAAGCAGGGTGGAGAGG GCAGTGCAGTTGAAGCCAGCCTTGCATTGCTTCAAGAAGCAGAGCGCAATCTGAAGGCACTGGTTACAACGCGACTGGAGGAGGCAGTCGCCACAGGTGACTTGCCTCAAGTGGAGCGCTTTTTCAAGATCCTTCCATTACTGGGACTTCATGAGCAGGGACTTGCACGCTTTGCTCAATACCTTTGTAGTCAG ttggCCAGTAAGGCAGAAGAGAACTTGCTCCTTGCTGTTGGCTCTGATCTCGGCGAACGCAGAGCACCGGTCATTTTTGCTGACACTCTCACACTGCTTCTTGAAG GTATTGCACGCATTGTTGAAACCCATCAGCCCATAGTGGAAACATACTATGGACCAGGCCGACTACACACACTCCTTGCACATCTTCAAAAAGAGTGTGATAAACAGGCTCAGAAAATAGTGGACAAATTCGTCCAACAGAGAGATTACAACAATAAG TTTCAGGTTATCCAGAGCAGCATGATGAGGGGCATGCCTACAGAAAAGACTGAGCCCAG AGACCTGGATCCCGTTTTATGTGAGGTTACTTTAATGAACTCAAGAGCCGAGCTTTACTTTCGATTCTTGAGGCGGCGTATAGTGGCTGACTTTGAGGTTGCAGATGCAATGGCAGATGAAACGGTTATACAAG agCATCAGAAGAGTTTAGAACAGTTACTGAAGAACTGCCAGCTGAGCCGCGCTATGCAGGAGCTGATTGGTTATTACATTCCCATGGAGGAGTATTACATGAGAGAGTCTGTCAACAAG GCAGTTGCAATGGACACAGCTGAGGTGGGTCAGCTGAGCTCCAGCATGGTGGACGATGTTTTCTACATTGTGAAGAAATGTATCAGCCGAGCCCTCACCAGCAACAGCTCTGACTGCGTGTGTGCTATGATCAATCATGCAGCCAGTGTTCTGGAGACAGACTTCAG AGAGGTGTTAGTATGTAAGCTGCGAGCTGGATATCCAGTCAGTGCTCTGCAGGACCTGCAGCGTGGGGTCAGCAGTGCGGTCAGTCTGATGCAGAGCAGCCTGCAGCATGGCAAGATAACAAATCTTACACAAACACTTGGGATTGAGAGCCAGGAGCAGGCAAAGAGCGCCTACTTG GTGGCTCTCAATAATGTGGAGGTCTGCAGTCAGAATATCAGCACCCTGAAAAAGAACCTAGAG agTGATTGTGCCAAGTTATTCAGTCAGGGAGTGGGCTCAGATCAGGCGAAGGCTAAGATAGACAGCTGTCTATCTGATTTGGTCAACACCTCCAGCAGATTCAAGGACCTCCTCCAG GAGGGTCTACAGGAGCTTAATAACACCTCTATAAGGCCACAAGTAAAACCCTGGATCAGCAGCTTCCTGTCTGTCTCACACAATATTGAAGAG GAAGAGTTCAGTGAGTATGAAGCCAATGATCCTTGGGTTCAGCAACTCATTGTACAGTTGGAGCAGCTCATGGCTGAGTTTAAG GTGGGCCTGTCACCAGTCATTTATGATACTCTAACTAGCCTGATGACCAGCCTCATTGCTATGGAGTTGGAGAAGACTGTGTTCAAATGCACCTTCAGCAGG CTTGGTGGATTACAGTTTGATAAGGAGCTGCGCGCTTTGGTTGCCTACCTCTCCTCGGTCACCTCCTGGACCATCCGGGATAAGTTTGCACGACTCACACAGATGGCAACTATTCTCAACTTAGAAAGG GTGTCCGAGATCCTGGATTATTGGGGCCCCAACTCTGGGCCTTTGACTTGGCGTCTGACCCCTGCTGAAGTTCGGCAGGTCTTGGCTCTAAGGGTAGATTTCCGTAGCGAGGACATTAAAAGATTACGACTCTAA
- the LOC113052321 gene encoding neuritin-like protein, giving the protein MHLLLIISFCLSLCSSVLSAAVIHPCSSVYRGFAECLVTLGDSVSSKTDNPQDINSICKSWDAFQVCVSGVLLSCRGDAAEIWESLRAESRKTAFAGNLYDMCASRTEAATATTPLVPNTDQTNQETLKGLAHSVSKELLLICLSLLLLLWM; this is encoded by the exons ATGCATCTGCTGCTGATCATTTCATTCTGCCTCA GTCTCTGTTCTTCTGTGCTGAGTGCAGCAGTAATACATCCATGTAGTTCTGTATACAGAGGCTTTGCTGAGTGTCTGGTCACTTTGGGTGACAGTGTAAGCTCCAAGACTGATAACCCACAGGACATCAACTCCATTTGCAA ATCATGGGATGCTTTCCAGGTGTGTGTGAGTGGTGTCTTGTTGAGCTGCCGAGGTGATGCAGCAGAAATTTGGGAATCTTTGAGAGCGGAGTCCCGGAAAACAGCGTTTGCTGGTAACCTCTACGACATGTGTGCTAGTCGTACTGAAGCTGCAACTGCAACCACACCTCTGGTTCCCAACACTGACCAAACCAACCAGGAAACACTCAAAGGACTCGCTCATTCAGTCAGTAAAGAGCTGCTCCTAATAtgcctctcacttctcctgctgcTTTGGATGTAA
- the LOC113052318 gene encoding glucose-fructose oxidoreductase domain-containing protein 2-like, which translates to MLPGVGVFGTGQTVRTLVPLLQKEGFPVQAVWGRTQEEAESLASELDIPFSTNKTDDVLLHPEVHLVCILTPPPHTRQIAVKALGIGKNVISEQAATLTDACKMVTAARYYPQLMSIMGNSLRFLPAFVQMKRLLGEGYCGNLQVCEARVYGGTLLSQSYGWAWEELMGGGGLHTVGSCIIDLLSHLTGRRSVRVHGMLRTFVHQGGPAGGIRSVTADDYACFQLLMSGGLVCSVTLNFNLPGTDVHEVMLVGSSGRLVARGTELYGQRASMQVEELLLSDDGEGVGPSVRGLNSMVTQLRLSFQAQEDRRSWARHPVSMAASFEDGLYVQAVVDAIKRSNRTGEWESVEVKIQDVDPNHNHRTLPN; encoded by the exons ATGTTGCCAGGCGTGGGTGTATTTGGAACTGGGCAGACAGTACGTACCCTGGTGCCGTTGCTCCAAAAAGAAGGCTTCCCTGTTCAGGCTGTATGGGGCCGTACGCAAGAGGAAGCAGAGTCACTAGCCAGTGAGCTGGACATCCCCTTTTCCACTAACAAGACAGATGATGTGCTGCTACACCCAGAAGTCCATCTCGTCTGCATATTGACACCTCCTCCACACACACGGCAGATTGCAGTAAAAGCTCTAG GTATAGGTAAAAATGTGATCAGTGAGCAGGCAGCTACACTGACAGATGCCTGTAAGATGGTGACAGCGGCAAGATATTATCCACAGCTTATGAGTATCATGGGAAATTCCTTGCGCTTCTTGCCCGCATTTGTCCAGATGAAACGCCTTCTTGGAGAAGGTTACTGTGGGAACTTGCAG GTATGTGAAGCACGTGTTTATGGAGGCACACTGCTCAGCCAGTCATATGGATGGGCTTGGGAGGAGCTGATGGGGGGCGGTGGCCTGCATACAGTTGGCTCCTGCATCATTGACCTCCTGAGCCACCTCACGGGACGTCGGTCTGTGCGAGTGCATGGAATGCTCCGGACTTTCGTACATCAGGGTGGCCCAGCCGGAGGGATTCGATCTGTAACCGCAGATGACTATGCTTGCTTTCAGCTGCTGATGAGTGGAGGCCTGGTCTGCAGTGTGACATTAAACTTCAATCTACCTGGCACAGATGTGCATGAGGTCATGCTTGTGGGGTCATCAGGACGACTCGTGGCTCGAGGAACAGAGCTGTATGGCCAACGGGCCAGCATGCAAGTAGAGGAGCTGCTTTTGAGCGATGATGGAGAAGGTGTAGGGCCATCTGTCAGGGGACTGAACAGCATGGTGACTCAACTCAGACTATCTTTTCAGGCACAAGAGGACAGGCGCTCTTGGGCACGGCATCCTGTTTCCATGGCAGCCTCCTTCGAGGACGGGCTGTATGTACAGGCGGTTGTAGATGCTATCAAACGGTCGAATCGCACTGGAGAGTGGGAGTCAGTGGAGGTCAAGATTCAGGATGTTGACCCAAACCACAACCACAGAACCCTTCCAAACTAA